A window of Vigna radiata var. radiata cultivar VC1973A unplaced genomic scaffold, Vradiata_ver6 scaffold_194, whole genome shotgun sequence contains these coding sequences:
- the LOC106779336 gene encoding uncharacterized protein LOC106779336 produces the protein MGSEIENPTTTQQPHNQHNPNIASTQNHGYESVTNKIESTYRCDGDDVRSDRRVTLVHPHSLLPMPVPPQNFQSNQNDVALPTFSVGSFLRQRSSDLSAAIVKRVSSLRQSVEEDNHGEGAGEKRGVTEFNLSGVKVVVTAKPEEEEEASLRGRISFFSRSNCRDCTAVRSFFREKGLRFVEINVDVFSERERELRERTGTGSVPQIFFNEKLIGGLVALNSLRNSGEFDRRVAEMLGGKAADGNAPWPPAYGFDCAEDDREDEMVGVVRVLRLRLPIQDRLRRMKMVNNCFEGNDLVEALIQHFHCARNEAVEIGQQLSKKHFIHHVFGEKDFEEGNHLYRFLEHEPFIPRCFNFRGTTNDSEPKAAAAICSRLAKIMSAILESYASDDRQHVDYEAISKSEEFRRYVNMTQDLQRVNLLELSENEKLAFFLNLYNAMVIHAVISVGCPEGVIDRRSFFSDFQYVVGGHPYSLNSIKNGILRCNRRSPYSLVKPFSTGDKRLEVALVKLNPLLHFGLCNGTKSSPKVRFFSPHRVVDELRVAGREFFENDGIEVDLEKRTVYLTRILKWFSGDFGPEKEILKWILNYLDPNKAGLVTHLLGDSGPVHISYHNFDWSINS, from the exons ATGGGCTCAGAAATCGAGAATCCAACAACCACCCAACAACCTCATAACCAACACAATCCTAACATCGCTTCAACCCAAAATCACGGTTACGAATCTGTTACCAACAAAATTGAAAGCACTTACCGTTGTGACGGTGATGACGTCCGCAGTGACAGACGAGTAACGTTAGTCCACCCTCACTCCCTCCTTCCCATGCCAGTCCCGCCGCAGAATTTCCAATCAAACCAAAACGACGTCGCTCTGCCCACCTTCTCCGTCGGAAGCTTTCTCCGCCAGCGGAGCAGCGACCTCTCCGCTGCTATCGTGAAGCGCGTCTCCTCGCTCCGCCAGTCCGTGGAGGAGGATAACCACGGCGAGGGCGCGGGCGAGAAACGAGGAGTGACGGAGTTTAACCTCTCCGGGGTGAAGGTTGTGGTGACGGCCAAGccagaggaggaggaggaggcgTCGTTGAGAGGACGCATAAGCTTCTTCTCTCGGTCCAATTGCCGAGACTGCACCGCGGTGCGGAGCTTCTTCAGGGAAAAAGGACTGAGGTTCGTGGAGATAAACGTGGACGTGTTCAGCGAGAGGGAGAGGGAGCTGCGCGAGAGGACGGGGACTGGTTCTGTACCGCAGATTTTCTTCAACGAGAAGCTGATCGGAGGGCTGGTGGCGCTGAACTCGCTGCGGAACAGCGGGGAGTTCGACCGGAGAGTGGCGGAGATGCTCGGCGGGAAGGCGGCCGATGGGAACGCGCCGTGGCCGCCGGCGTACGGTTTTGATTGTGCAGAGGACGATCGCGAGGACGAGATGGTTGGAGTGGTTAGGGTTCTGCGGCTGAGGCTGCCGATTCAGGACAGGTTGCGCAGGATGAAAATGGTTAACAACTGCTTCGAAGGAAACGACTTGGTGGAGGCGCTGATTCAGCACTTCCACTGCGCGCGTAACGAG gcTGTTGAAATCGGACAACAATTATCCAAGAAGCACTTCATCCATCATGTTTTCGG ggaaaaagattttgaagagGGAAATCATTTATATCGTTTCCTTGAGCATGAACCTTTTATCCCCAGATGTTTTAATTTTCGAGGTACCACAAACGACAGCGAACCAAAGGCAGCAGCTGCAATATGCAGTAGGCTTGCGAAGATTATGTCTGCCATTCTTGAGTCTTATGCTTCTGATGACAGGCAACATGTTGATTATGAGGCGATTAGCAAAAGCGAAGAATTTCGTAG GTATGTAAATATGACTCAGGATCTACAGCGCGTGAATCTCTTGGAACTATCAGAAAACGAGAAACTTGCATTcttcttaaatttatataatgcTATGGTCATCCATGCTGTTATCAGCGTAGGGTGTCCGGAAGGTGTAATTGATAGGAGATCCTTCTTCAGTGATTTTCAGTATGTGGTTGGAGGGCATCCTTATTCTCTTAACAGTATAAAAAATGGTATCCTCAGATGCAATCGGAGGTCACCGTATTCCTTAGTAAAGCCCTTTAGCACAGGAGACAAGCGGTTAGAG GTTGCTCTGGTCAAGCTGAATCCGTTATTGCATTTTGGGCTTTGTAATGGTACAAAATCCAGCCCAAAAGTTAGATTCTTCTCACCGCATAGAGTTGTAGACGAGTTAAGAGTTGCTGGAAGAGAGTTCTTTGAGAATGATGGAATTGAAGTGGACCTGGAGAAGAGAACGGTTTATCTAACTCGGATTTTGAAATG GTTCAGTGGAGATTTTGGACCAGAGAAAGAAATATTGAAGTGGATACTTAATTACTTGGATCCAAATAAGGCTGGTCTTGTGACACATCTCTTGGGAGATAGTGGACCAGTTCATATCTCTTACCACAATTTTGATTGGTCAATAAATTCTTGA